Proteins encoded within one genomic window of Ovis aries strain OAR_USU_Benz2616 breed Rambouillet chromosome 1, ARS-UI_Ramb_v3.0, whole genome shotgun sequence:
- the CLDN11 gene encoding claudin-11 — MVATCLQVVGFVTSFVGWIGIIVTTSTNDWVVTCGYTIPTCRKLDELGSKGLWADCVMATGLYHCKPLVDILILPGYVQACRALMIAASVLGLPAILLLLTVLPCIRMGHEPGVAKYRRAQLAGVMLILLALCAMVATIWFPVCAHRETTIVSFGYSLYAGWIGAVLCLVGGCVIVCCAGDAQAFGENRFYYSSGSSSPTHAKSAHV, encoded by the exons ATGGTGGCCACATGCCTGCAGGTAGTGGGCTTCGTCACGAGCTTCGTGGGATGGATCGGCATCATCGTCACCACGTCCACTAATGACTGGGTGGTGACATGCGGCTACACCATCCCCACCTGCCGCAAGCTGGACGAGCTGGGCTCCAAGGGGCTGTGGGCCGACTGCGTCATGGCCACGGGGCTCTACCACTGCAAGCCCCTGGTGGACATCCTCATCCTGCCGG GCTATGTGCAGGCCTGCCGAGCCCTGATGATTGCTGCCTCCGTCCTGGGTCTGCCGGCTATTCTCCTGCTGCTCACAGTTCTCCCGTGCATCCGAATGGGCCACGAGCCTGGCGTGGCCAAGTACAGGCGAGCCCAGCTGGCTGGTGTCATGCTCATTCTTCTGG CTCTCTGCGCCATGGTTGCCACCATCTGGTTCCCCGTGTGTGCCCACCGTGAGACCACCATCGTGAGCTTTGGCTACTCCCTGTACGCGGGCTGGATCGGTGCCGTGCTGTGCCTCGTGGGGGGCTGTGTAATCGTCTGCTGCGCTGGAGATGCCCAGGCATTCGGGGAAAATCGTTTCTACTACTCTTCAGGCTCCAGTTCCCCTACTCACGCCAAGAGTGCCCACGTATAA